A window of Magallana gigas chromosome 8, xbMagGiga1.1, whole genome shotgun sequence genomic DNA:
ttaaagatctCATAGTCGGAATGATAGACCCTCTGTATTGCTATAATTACATCGGGTTCGGTCTCCCAACTTGCATACGGGTtcttcaaaatggatgcgccctTGAAGAAATCGAATGTGTGAATAGAATAACTTTTAAACGTTAATTTAAAGTTGTCATACGTTGTGATGGATCCTAAAAAGGACGCTGGTGATACCAAACCAGATTTGAAAGACAAAATAGACAAACAGAATGAAAAATTTAAGACTCCAGGATGGAGAACGTTACCAAGTACATCAGCTTTCCGGGCGatcaattttgaattatatGCCAAACCGGTAACTGAcatctctgtctgtctgtctgtctgtctctgtctctctctctctctctctctctctctctctctctctctctctctctgatgaTGATGAAATACGGTCAAACACTATTTCTGTCAATAGAAGATAAGGTTGGTCATGATGGTTAGAGATTAGCGGAGTTATGCAAACAAACATTAACCATATCTGAGATTCCTCTGTCTCGTATCCCTGCTCTTCAAAAACACCGAAATGCCTCATTTGagcacaaatatttaacatcataGTTTAAATCTAagtgtttaaatgtatttccCCAATTTTCAGTTTGATAATGTAAGTATTTTGACATAAATAGCGATTTTTAACATGTGTAGACATTGGgttaagaacgataactcttgcaTGAATCGCTTTTCACTCGAATAGTAGTGATGGGAATCGGTGAGATTTTCATAATCGATAATCGGTTTCCCGCAACTAACTAATTATCGATTATAATCggagatttttatattttatagtgtagtgctaaataaatgtaaataaacaagttaCAATGAACAGACTTATTACTAGACTTTCGTAATTTGATTTACTTAGTATTTCTACATGTTCTagctataaaaaaattatattcaaaagattttctttaGTAGGCAGTCCaacattaattttcttgaaaccaAAACGCGTCCAAATTCGGGAATGTGCTATATTTCCCGAGTAAGAATATTGAGCTCGTCAGCCATTTTCAGACCGTGCGCCTTTTAAGGGGTTAGATAGTTCGCGTCTAGAATATTCTGTTAATGATATGCACTCgttgaaagggaaaaaaaccaTCAACCGATTAATCGTAATGAAACCTTTTATGATCGAGCGCTTAGAATGCAATAACAATCGATTATAATCGATGATTGGAACATCACTATCGAATAGAGGTGTGAAATTTTATTCCCAGAATAAAATaactaagaattaaaaataacagtttatcagctttatttttttaatgtcatataataatcatcaaaaatccatatataGTGAAAGCAACTATAAAAATAGCAACTATTTTTAGACGTAATTCCTATCCTATTGCTCCTTTCTCTTGCACATGTATATAACACAAGTTCAAGTACagtattttcattcaaaaaattaaCTTAATATACAATAACTATCTATATAAAATACTAGACATACACTCTTTATGGCGTAATAATGGGCATTTTGGTGTTTTTGAAGGGTATTTCGGTGTTTTCAACGGGTATTTCGGTAAATCACGGGTATTTCGGTAATTCTATGTACCGCAGATTAGTATATTTCAACAAGTAAAGACCAAATAAGTCACAAGTAATATGATAATGATACAAATACATGATTTTATATGTTATAGTAAAAGTGGCAAAATAGTAAAAGTGGCAAAGCTTTAAACATTTGCAATTTTCAGAGCTGATTGAAAAAAACGACCAGCTGCAGGCAAAAGGCATAATTAATTAATCTTTTTAACAAtcttttaacatgtttaaagaaaggactatgtgcagtattatgcatttttcgcccccccccccccccaaaataaagtttttttaaagagccttaaaaataaggtggcagatagttaaaatcatagtgaaatcatattgaaaataagtgtgtaaaaggttatcaccacagtgacgtcgtTATGTAGAAATGATGTCATgaagattgtcttattttgataaattgatattttgttgcaAATTATGGGTGTTTTCTGATGGTTTTTTGACTTGGAAACattgagcgcaggcttgctcaagtaccgtGTGTATAATTGTATGAAGAAAAATTGTACTTGAGTGCTCTATACTTCTGaatgcaaaatgaaaatgacaatattttcatttgttttggaATTGCAGGAATTGGGGTCATTTAGGTGACATCATAGATAAACATTTAACAGCGAAtaagcaatgatgactaaaatcaagattaaagtgataggcatcctctgcaccataggcgtcggaacctaACCATTaagcacatagcatcatagagagttcagccccccccccactttttctcgaagcaaacataattgttcctaagTTTACAATTTACctataaacccccccccccccccccccccccccacgctgattaggattttcatgattttgggaattagtttttttttgcttgtcaagaattctgaggattagtctagccccccccccccccccccactctgATTTGTATTTAgaatttggttaaaattgggggcagatatttgaccatatcAAATATAGTCTTTTtagacaggcacgtagcatcgtttttgaaagtgggggggccagacccatccaaaaaatcttgacaagcagaagaaaaaaaagggaaatttaaggtttccaaaaatcttcaaaatcctaatccgtggggggggggggggggggggggggggtagactcaaCTATGCTTCCAAAATACttcttccctaccaaaattttttttcctccaaatcatgaaattcctaatccgtggggggtgggtaacttcaatttgactactcatttccttattttcatatcaattttttactaacttacaaacaagtgggggggccaactccattataattcatttttttatatgtaaattttaaaaaatttgttgctgcgagaaaaagccccccctgatgctacgtgcctgttagAATTATAAGTGCTGTATTTTTAATCTGATCAGGAAAAACCCAGGTTTCATAGGAAAACTATTGTTTAGAGTCTGTCCTCTGTCATAGCATCATCGCCTACCAAGGATTTAAAATCAGCTCTGAATTCTGGATCAGCTTCTTTACAACCCTTGATAAATTTCTACAAATTTGAGCGTCGCATCACATAGGCACATTACttctttaattacatgcaaGAACTGTGAGGTACACTAGTCTGATTGACTTTGCACAGGCACTGTTTCTCTGTATTCACCTTCTTTATACTGCAGTATATCAAACTCTTTCTATGCTCTTAAATCTAGTATTTTGTATTGCGTCCCATGTATAATTGTTCAATTTTATTCCATCAGACAATTGAAGaccattatgaaaattataGACATTTGTCATTCTTCAGCATGTTCAGgttaaaaatgatcaatatttaaattatgcATGCCCCAAGAAGACTCTTGATGGGTGAATAAGCATAAACATATCCATCAGTGACATTTTATTCTCTGCATCAGTTGTAAAGTATTATCTCTAATTGTTTGTCATTTGGAATGAGTCAATTTAAAGATTAGTTTGTCTGACTGGATCAATTCCCCAAAcagataagtttttaaaaaata
This region includes:
- the LOC105320951 gene encoding small integral membrane protein 8, whose protein sequence is MDPKKDAGDTKPDLKDKIDKQNEKFKTPGWRTLPSTSAFRAINFELYAKPNIMVMGPGTVLFLGCIGYIIYMRMNEDKNSYTAMNADGTLTRREKTSRWD